From Electrophorus electricus isolate fEleEle1 chromosome 8, fEleEle1.pri, whole genome shotgun sequence, the proteins below share one genomic window:
- the hlx1 gene encoding H2.0-like homeobox protein isoform X2, giving the protein MYTTGLNPFYASNFSLWSAYCSGGFAMDTMKKPSFCIADILHVGDAENIPGSSALMTHMGARAQVHSSGSPLRPSPLAPDASVFGARMNTASAYHRHGIHLTSVARTTLNSQSAPPPSSKDLKFGIDRILSTEFEPKSKDSPSLRGPYAVLTKDTMPQTYKRKRSWSRAVFSNLQRKGLEKRFEIQKYVTKPDRKQLAAMLGLTDAQVKVWFQNRRMKWRHSKEAQAQKDKDKEQLDKTVPEAEQKAHEDSDCESEPSESEFEDEPEDKREASVSELNKPSVIMTGPLPVSTEDTAPTNAVTETTASSQMLL; this is encoded by the exons ATGTATACAACAGGACTGAATCCCTTTTACGCTTCCAATTTTAGCTTATGGTCTGCGTATTGTTCGGGTGGTTTTGCGATGGATACGATGAAAAAGCCTTCGTTCTGCATTGCTGACATCCTGCATGTTGGAGACGCTGAAAACATCCCCGGGTCATCAGCTCTTATGACCCATATGGGAGCTCGGGCTCAAGTTCATTCCTCGGGATCTCCGCTTCGCCCATCCCCGTTAGCCCCGGACGCGTCCGTTTTCGGTGCTAGAATGAACACGGCGTCTGCCTATCATAGGCACGGAATACACTTGACTTCTGTAGCCAGAACTACGCTTAATTCTCAGTCAGCTCCCCCGCCGTCTAGCAAAGACCTAAAGTTCGGGATTGATCGGATTTTATCTACAGAATTCGAACCAAAATCGAAAGACTCACCATCACTAAGAG GGCCCTATGCAGTCCTCACCAAAGACACAATGCCACAGACCTACAAGAGGAAAAGGTCCTGGTCCAGAGCAGTGTTCTCCAATCTGCAGCGAAAGGGGCTTGAGAAGCGCTTTGAAATCCAAAAGTACGTCACGAAACCAGACAGGAAACAGCTTGCTGCGATGCTGGGCCTCACAGATGCACAG GTTAAAGTGTGGTTCCAGAACCGGCGAATGAAATGGAGGCATTCCAAGGAGGCCCAAGCACAAAAGGACAAAGATAAGGAGCAGCTGGATAAGACGGTACCCGAGGCCGAGCAGAAAGCGCACGAGGACTCGGACTGCGAGAGCGAACCCAGCGAGTCAGAATTCGAGGACGAACCAGAAGACAAAAGAGAGGCGAGCGTTTCTGAACTCAACAAACCCAGCGTAATCATGACCGGGCCTCTTCCTGTAagcacagaggacacagcacCAACAAACGCCGTGACAGAGACAACTGCATCATCACAAATGCTGTTATGA
- the hlx1 gene encoding H2.0-like homeobox protein isoform X1: MYTTGLNPFYASNFSLWSAYCSGGFAMDTMKKPSFCIADILHVGDAENIPGSSALMTHMGARAQVHSSGSPLRPSPLAPDASVFGARMNTASAYHRHGIHLTSVARTTLNSQSAPPPSSKDLKFGIDRILSTEFEPKSKDSPSLRDLTSIVSSNRQSAVHVSVQPTASQYFASLEPGMSDASSMMSSIGNASRQSGQHQYQDTFPGPYAVLTKDTMPQTYKRKRSWSRAVFSNLQRKGLEKRFEIQKYVTKPDRKQLAAMLGLTDAQVKVWFQNRRMKWRHSKEAQAQKDKDKEQLDKTVPEAEQKAHEDSDCESEPSESEFEDEPEDKREASVSELNKPSVIMTGPLPVSTEDTAPTNAVTETTASSQMLL, from the exons ATGTATACAACAGGACTGAATCCCTTTTACGCTTCCAATTTTAGCTTATGGTCTGCGTATTGTTCGGGTGGTTTTGCGATGGATACGATGAAAAAGCCTTCGTTCTGCATTGCTGACATCCTGCATGTTGGAGACGCTGAAAACATCCCCGGGTCATCAGCTCTTATGACCCATATGGGAGCTCGGGCTCAAGTTCATTCCTCGGGATCTCCGCTTCGCCCATCCCCGTTAGCCCCGGACGCGTCCGTTTTCGGTGCTAGAATGAACACGGCGTCTGCCTATCATAGGCACGGAATACACTTGACTTCTGTAGCCAGAACTACGCTTAATTCTCAGTCAGCTCCCCCGCCGTCTAGCAAAGACCTAAAGTTCGGGATTGATCGGATTTTATCTACAGAATTCGAACCAAAATCGAAAGACTCACCATCACTAAGAG ATCTCACGTCCATTGTTAGTTCGAATCGCCAGTCAGCGGTCCACGTCTCTGTGCAACCGACCGCAAGCCAGTACTTCGCGTCCCTAGAGCCGGGGATGAGCGACGCGTCTTCCATGATGAGTTCAATAGGCAATGCCTCCAGACAATCAGGGCAGCATCAGTATCAGGATACTTTCCCAG GGCCCTATGCAGTCCTCACCAAAGACACAATGCCACAGACCTACAAGAGGAAAAGGTCCTGGTCCAGAGCAGTGTTCTCCAATCTGCAGCGAAAGGGGCTTGAGAAGCGCTTTGAAATCCAAAAGTACGTCACGAAACCAGACAGGAAACAGCTTGCTGCGATGCTGGGCCTCACAGATGCACAG GTTAAAGTGTGGTTCCAGAACCGGCGAATGAAATGGAGGCATTCCAAGGAGGCCCAAGCACAAAAGGACAAAGATAAGGAGCAGCTGGATAAGACGGTACCCGAGGCCGAGCAGAAAGCGCACGAGGACTCGGACTGCGAGAGCGAACCCAGCGAGTCAGAATTCGAGGACGAACCAGAAGACAAAAGAGAGGCGAGCGTTTCTGAACTCAACAAACCCAGCGTAATCATGACCGGGCCTCTTCCTGTAagcacagaggacacagcacCAACAAACGCCGTGACAGAGACAACTGCATCATCACAAATGCTGTTATGA